Part of the Natronobacterium gregoryi SP2 genome, CAGACCCCCATCACTGTAGTGGTCTTTCAGGTCGTTCACACTGTTTGTGAACGATTTCTAGTTGTTCGTACCAGTAGCAGTCACGAAACTACTAAGTCTGAATAGACTAGAGTAGACTGTAACTAGTGGCGGGCCAAGCCTGAACTGATGGGTCGAATCTGGCGGTGTGGCCCGATTCGACCCGTCAGTCGACGGTTGGGACGGTACTAGTAGCGTCCCAAGCGTGGACCGACTAGTTGAGAGTTAGCCCAAACCGATCACGATTCTCGATCAAGAGTAGAGCGCACTAGCCAGAGTAGACTTGGGATGGGACTAGACGAATCTGTTAAGACTGGAACTAGATACGTCTGTAAACTAGACTAGAATAGAACTAGAGCAGTTACTAAGAGAGCCACGACGAAACGGAGAAACCAGGGGAGCAGAACCTCTCTCGAGATCGTCTCGCCCCTCGTTTTCTCTCGATGTCAGGCGTCTTCCTGGTTCGGTTCCGGACGTTCGGTCGCCCGTCGGAGCAATCCGAGGAGCGTATTGGCCTCGCGGGCCGTCAGATCGGCCCGGCCGTACACCCGCCGAAGCAGTCGCATCGTCTTCTCGCGTTTCTCGTCGGGGTGGTTGATCTCCTCGAGTAGATCGGCCCACTGGTCGTAGAGTCGGTCGATCGTCTGTTCGGGTGCTCGGACGCGTTCGATGTCTGGAAGTTGAGTGTCTTCGTCGGCGAGAGTCAGTGTCCGGAGTTCGTAGAGGGTGACGGTTGCAGCCTGGCCGAGATTGAGTACGGGATACTCCGCGCTAGCGGGAATCGAGCAAATCTCGTCGATATCGGCGAGTTCCTCGTTGGTCAAACCGACTCGTTCGCGTCCGAAGACGAGTGCAGTCGGTGCGTCGACCGCCGG contains:
- a CDS encoding RNA methyltransferase yields the protein MSDTPSENRRTQAVAVVDPQSPGNVGTIARAMKNFGFEDLLLIDPPELDPDGEAYGFAGHAREDILPNATEITFEELVSEYHTIGCTAVTNEDDRSHVRFPFSTPAELADRLPAVDAPTALVFGRERVGLTNEELADIDEICSIPASAEYPVLNLGQAATVTLYELRTLTLADEDTQLPDIERVRAPEQTIDRLYDQWADLLEEINHPDEKREKTMRLLRRVYGRADLTAREANTLLGLLRRATERPEPNQEDA